A genomic region of Chloracidobacterium sp. contains the following coding sequences:
- the tnpA gene encoding IS200/IS605 family transposase encodes MANTYSQIYFHLVFSTKNRAELISQDIEERVWAYVAGVAKRHGISPIQIGGMEDHIHALLGVPTTMAASQAAKHVKGDSSYGIRREFPGMQNFRWQDGYGVFSVSRSAIADVVQYIKDQRKHHAKQSFEDEYEALLKLHGIDFDPKYLFD; translated from the coding sequence ATGGCAAACACCTATTCACAGATCTATTTCCATCTGGTGTTCAGCACAAAGAATCGGGCCGAGCTGATCTCTCAGGACATCGAGGAGCGAGTTTGGGCCTATGTCGCGGGAGTGGCCAAGCGGCATGGCATTTCGCCGATTCAGATCGGCGGTATGGAGGATCATATTCACGCGCTATTAGGAGTTCCTACGACCATGGCGGCGAGCCAGGCGGCCAAACACGTTAAGGGTGATTCCTCATATGGCATTCGTCGCGAGTTTCCCGGCATGCAAAACTTCCGCTGGCAAGACGGATATGGTGTCTTCTCCGTATCTCGGTCCGCGATTGCGGATGTCGTGCAATACATCAAGGACCAGCGTAAACATCATGCAAAGCAGAGCTTTGAGGACGAGTACGAGGCTCTATTGAAGCTCCACGGTATCGATTTCGACCCTAAATATCTGTTCGATTGA
- a CDS encoding Rne/Rng family ribonuclease, which produces MAKELIVSVNGREKKIAILDNGKVTEFYIERGEENQGVAGNVYKGRVMRVLPGMQSAFVDIGLERDAFLYVSDFFDEEEEIERIVMEKGKKGQSDEAKREAREQVDRQRVEREKQMESAQEVADGTVSEPLSDEAVDEILPPPTPEDKPKRGRGRGKKAKDEPSADAVSDDGVEPIEIDFDASGFERISDDSDTGEMFKDAYMQEAIVDRVRAVEFDMESTGVAEVGSLLDDMGGGGFERIADEEEEAKPAKGRGKKAPAAKKPAAEKKPKAAKSPAKKVAEKKPKAASSRSKKKPAEGEEPLADAEASVRESDDNAEMAVRRGGRGRRRNVKPKGKAHANDDVDEVDGDELIENGAADIEAENSPESAETDGPQADEAGISEEETPEPAESVDTDDESENRSDNRSDRGRDRNDRDRNRRGSRGGRDRNGRSDGRRDRGPQPVISDLLKEGQEILVQIAKEPIAKKGARITSHIALPGRYLVYMPTIEHLGVSRKIESSNERGRLRTMLQKIRQDPDIPSGGFIVRTAGVGISEEDLRNDAKFLARSWQDAKKGSEKKKSPALIHQDLDLVQRLLRDQLADDFTAIRVDSEEEYLRTVEFMERMAPRMVNRVKLYTRDEPILDYYNVQEEIDKALKPRVWLKSGGYLVINQTEALVSIDVNTGKFVGKGNQRLEDTITRTNMEAVDEIARQIRLRDLGGILVLDLIDMEDRRNRHKVSQALQEALQKDKSPTKVLSFNDFGLIIMTRKRVKQSLERTMCAPCEYCESSGWVKSPTTVAYEILSEARRLSKQVEDIRHSTLRVHPEVSKALRSTEREVMEEIEHHLGNVDITSDRSVHQAQFDFAFI; this is translated from the coding sequence ATGGCTAAAGAGCTAATTGTGAGCGTCAATGGACGCGAAAAGAAGATCGCCATTCTTGATAATGGCAAGGTTACAGAGTTTTACATCGAGCGCGGCGAGGAGAACCAAGGCGTCGCGGGCAATGTTTATAAGGGCCGCGTGATGCGTGTGCTGCCGGGAATGCAGTCGGCGTTCGTCGATATCGGGCTCGAACGGGACGCGTTCCTATATGTGTCGGACTTCTTCGATGAGGAAGAGGAGATCGAGCGCATCGTCATGGAAAAGGGCAAAAAAGGCCAATCGGACGAGGCAAAACGCGAGGCCCGCGAGCAGGTCGACCGCCAGCGCGTAGAACGTGAAAAACAGATGGAATCGGCTCAGGAGGTTGCCGACGGCACAGTCAGCGAACCGCTGTCGGACGAGGCGGTTGACGAGATCCTGCCGCCGCCAACGCCTGAGGACAAGCCCAAACGCGGCCGTGGCCGTGGAAAAAAGGCCAAGGACGAGCCGTCAGCTGATGCCGTCTCAGACGACGGCGTCGAGCCGATCGAGATCGATTTTGACGCGTCCGGGTTTGAGCGTATCAGCGACGATTCCGACACCGGCGAGATGTTCAAGGATGCCTATATGCAGGAGGCGATCGTCGATCGCGTGCGGGCTGTAGAGTTTGATATGGAATCGACCGGCGTTGCCGAGGTCGGTTCGCTCCTCGATGATATGGGCGGTGGTGGCTTTGAACGCATCGCCGACGAGGAAGAGGAAGCGAAACCGGCCAAGGGCCGCGGCAAAAAGGCCCCGGCAGCCAAGAAACCGGCCGCCGAGAAGAAGCCCAAGGCCGCGAAGTCACCGGCCAAGAAGGTCGCCGAGAAGAAGCCAAAGGCCGCGTCTTCGCGTTCGAAGAAAAAGCCCGCCGAGGGCGAGGAGCCGTTAGCCGACGCCGAGGCGAGCGTTCGCGAGTCCGACGATAACGCCGAGATGGCGGTTCGTCGTGGCGGTCGGGGCCGTCGCCGAAACGTCAAGCCCAAGGGCAAGGCGCACGCCAACGACGATGTCGATGAGGTAGATGGCGACGAGCTTATCGAGAACGGCGCCGCGGACATTGAGGCCGAGAACTCGCCAGAATCGGCCGAGACCGATGGACCGCAGGCCGACGAGGCAGGCATTTCAGAGGAAGAAACACCCGAGCCGGCAGAGTCTGTTGACACTGACGACGAATCGGAAAACCGTTCGGACAACCGCTCAGATCGCGGCCGCGACCGCAATGATCGTGACCGCAACCGTCGCGGCTCGCGCGGCGGGCGCGATCGCAACGGGCGTTCAGACGGCCGTCGTGACCGCGGGCCGCAGCCTGTGATCTCAGACCTCCTCAAAGAAGGCCAGGAGATCCTTGTCCAGATCGCCAAGGAACCGATTGCCAAGAAAGGCGCACGTATCACTTCGCACATCGCTCTGCCGGGGCGTTACCTCGTCTATATGCCGACGATAGAGCACCTCGGCGTCTCGCGAAAGATCGAGTCGTCAAACGAACGCGGCCGCCTTCGCACAATGCTGCAAAAGATCCGTCAAGACCCGGATATTCCATCGGGCGGTTTTATTGTTCGCACTGCGGGTGTCGGCATCTCAGAGGAAGACTTGCGTAACGACGCCAAATTCCTCGCCCGCAGTTGGCAAGACGCCAAGAAAGGCTCCGAGAAGAAAAAATCTCCGGCGCTCATTCATCAGGACCTCGACCTCGTCCAACGTCTGCTGCGCGATCAACTTGCGGACGATTTTACGGCCATTCGCGTTGACAGTGAGGAAGAGTATCTTCGCACCGTTGAGTTCATGGAACGCATGGCCCCGCGAATGGTCAACCGCGTCAAGCTCTACACCCGCGACGAGCCGATCCTCGACTATTACAACGTCCAGGAAGAGATCGACAAGGCCCTAAAACCGCGCGTTTGGCTCAAATCCGGCGGCTATCTCGTCATCAACCAGACCGAGGCGCTCGTCTCGATCGACGTCAATACAGGCAAGTTCGTCGGCAAGGGCAACCAGCGTCTTGAGGACACGATCACCCGCACCAACATGGAGGCCGTTGACGAGATCGCGCGGCAAATTCGGCTTCGCGACCTCGGCGGCATCCTCGTGCTCGACCTGATCGACATGGAAGACCGCCGCAACCGGCACAAGGTCTCGCAGGCCCTGCAAGAGGCCCTGCAGAAAGACAAATCGCCGACCAAGGTACTGTCGTTCAACGACTTCGGCCTGATCATCATGACCCGCAAACGTGTCAAGCAATCGCTCGAACGCACAATGTGCGCTCCCTGCGAATACTGCGAAAGCTCTGGCTGGGTCAAATCGCCGACAACCGTCGCCTACGAGATACTCTCCGAGGCAAGGCGTCTCTCCAAGCAGGTCGAAGACATCCGCCACAGCACGCTCCGCGTGCACCCCGAGGTCTCAAAAGCCCTCCGCAGCACAGAGCGAGAGGTCATGGAGGAGATCGAGCATCACCTCGGCAACGTCGATATCACCTCGGACCGATCGGTCCACCAAGCCCAGTTCGATTTTGCGTTTATCTAG
- a CDS encoding heme-binding protein has protein sequence MKNLSGLKKSGLFAAFVLVLCSARSASSQALTVADVQLIIAQAVSTAVSINRPVTVSVTDKEGNLLGTFAMTGSATSTLIRSVGRSGQGLENLLVPSSAASHSKAGTAAILSSGGNAFSTRTASFIIQEHFPPGINNRPGGPLYGVQFSSLPCSDIAIAGLPLGLSGDPGGRPIYKSGVAVGGVGIEGDGIYTVDRIPTDDDQPYEELIAVAATRGFQTPALIRADNILVEGIRLPFANVESAPNVATIPFGSLPGGVTSPVIAAPASDFVPGVLNGVNGQFSSRFPIVAGSALSAAEVTQILGAAADFANRTRGAIRQPIGSNARVTIAVTDVDGKVLGIFRQSDAPVFGLDVAVQKARSSGFFARSDAGAKLTAAGFGSYVTRASSDGLALNGSIAFSDRGIGFLHRPLFPDGINGTSAGPFSTPLADWSPFNNGLQLDLVLTALTTSPPPVCRGAAYTRRTMLVAPCPCTTIPEIKNGLQIFAGGIPLYRGSTLVGAIGVSGDGIEQDDLIAAGGASLFSPPDAMRSDKFFVRGVRLPFLKFPARPFLD, from the coding sequence ATGAAGAATCTGTCGGGCCTGAAAAAAAGCGGGTTGTTTGCTGCTTTCGTTCTGGTTCTGTGCTCGGCCCGGTCGGCAAGCTCTCAGGCCCTGACCGTAGCTGACGTTCAGTTGATCATAGCCCAGGCGGTATCGACTGCAGTATCGATCAATCGACCCGTCACCGTCTCCGTAACGGACAAGGAAGGCAATCTGCTGGGAACCTTTGCGATGACAGGTTCGGCGACGAGTACGCTGATCCGAAGCGTCGGGCGGTCGGGCCAGGGGCTTGAGAATTTATTGGTACCCTCGTCTGCCGCCTCCCATTCAAAGGCCGGGACGGCCGCGATCCTGTCGTCGGGTGGCAACGCGTTTTCCACGCGCACTGCTTCATTTATTATTCAGGAGCATTTCCCTCCGGGCATTAACAACCGTCCGGGCGGCCCGTTATACGGCGTGCAGTTCTCGAGCCTGCCGTGTTCGGATATTGCGATTGCGGGCTTGCCGCTTGGCCTGTCCGGCGACCCGGGCGGGCGGCCGATCTACAAGAGTGGTGTTGCCGTCGGCGGCGTCGGGATCGAAGGCGATGGGATCTACACTGTTGACCGCATTCCTACGGATGACGACCAGCCGTATGAAGAACTGATCGCAGTTGCCGCGACGCGGGGCTTTCAGACGCCGGCGCTCATTCGGGCGGACAATATCCTTGTTGAGGGGATACGACTTCCTTTCGCAAACGTTGAGAGTGCCCCGAATGTTGCAACCATTCCTTTTGGTAGTCTGCCCGGTGGCGTTACCAGTCCGGTGATAGCAGCTCCGGCGAGCGATTTTGTGCCGGGCGTCTTGAATGGCGTCAACGGCCAGTTCAGTTCGCGGTTCCCGATCGTTGCGGGCTCGGCCCTGTCGGCGGCCGAGGTAACCCAGATACTTGGAGCGGCAGCGGATTTCGCAAACCGGACGCGAGGCGCGATCAGACAGCCCATCGGTAGCAATGCGCGAGTGACGATCGCGGTAACGGATGTTGATGGCAAGGTGCTTGGTATTTTTCGGCAATCGGATGCACCTGTCTTTGGACTTGATGTTGCGGTACAGAAGGCGCGTTCATCGGGCTTTTTCGCCCGTAGTGATGCCGGGGCAAAGCTGACCGCTGCGGGATTTGGATCGTATGTCACGAGGGCCAGCTCGGATGGCCTTGCGCTCAATGGCTCGATCGCCTTTAGCGATCGAGGCATCGGATTTCTACACCGGCCGCTCTTCCCTGATGGTATCAATGGAACGTCTGCGGGGCCTTTCAGCACACCGCTTGCCGATTGGAGTCCATTCAATAACGGCCTTCAACTCGATCTTGTCCTCACCGCCCTGACGACCTCGCCACCGCCGGTGTGTCGCGGCGCGGCCTATACCAGGCGGACGATGCTAGTGGCTCCGTGCCCGTGCACGACGATCCCGGAAATCAAGAATGGCCTACAAATATTCGCCGGCGGCATTCCGCTTTATCGGGGCTCGACGCTCGTGGGGGCAATCGGCGTCAGCGGCGACGGTATCGAACAGGACGATCTCATCGCGGCCGGTGGAGCAAGTCTTTTTTCGCCGCCCGATGCCATGAGGTCCGATAAGTTTTTTGTCCGCGGGGTCCGGCTTCCGTTCCTTAAGTTTCCCGCGCGTCCGTTCCTCGATTGA